acctctagcaccctccCCAGATATTGAAgatgtgggagaggtagagtattcatccctaCTACCTGTTGTtgagccctcagatgacccagaagaaatgttgattgaagcttgAGCATCAGGGGACAAGGGAAGAGCGTCTCTATGTATGGATCTCTCCAGATACGGGATGTATAGTGGGACtaaatctgaagagatctcccgggagggctcgtactcactccccaagttttcaatggctctgtcagccgctttgattgctttcctcatgtcctttatgttttttctagcccggggagtgagttttaccatccttttcttccctccccgggaggaatcacctcggccaggttgtttcgagcctttgcctCTTTGTTTGACCATTGCCTGCAAGCACAAACATCTAGATTTGTTAGTATCAACACATACAGTGAAAGAGATGTGGAAAATGAATTGCAGAACAGAAGCCACAAGCTGCAGAACATGTTGCAGAAACAGTGCACCGCagcccgcacaaaaaggagtgagGCCGCACTGGGGGCACCGCGGATCGCATAAaggcgaccgcggtccgcactgaggcaAGGTCTATaacaccacctctctgaatcCATCCACCGTGGCCCGCACAAAGTAGCACCGCGGACGCGGTGGGCAAgagcggaccgcacagaatgcaATACGGCCGCGCTGGGCAAGAGGTCAATTCCTGAAAAAtcctcaccgcggtccgcacaaagtggtaccacggaccacacaaaaacgaccgcagtccgcggtgggtgcttggtcaaggcactgagttagggttcttGGTCTTGCATTATTGTTCAAGTTTTCACCTAACTTTGTCTCTACTCAATTTACCTAGTTAATAATACTCCTCAGGCACACAAAACTTAATAGTTAAACTAACCAACATCAAAATTAAAGAATTACGGGGGGGAGGGGAGAAGTCTACACAGTTAATAGAAAATgacataaaatgaaattaaatacTTAAAATAACAAGAAGTGGTTGAATTGTTACCAGATATTAAGAAGAAGTGAAGAAACACAATGCAAACAAGCTAGTACGAAGAAGAGGGAAGATGAATAGTAATTTTTAAGTATCTGAGAATCAATTTTTCGAAAAGGGCAACCAGTGACCCAtgtggtctatttatagaaaagcatGTGGGACCCGGTCATACCTACCAGTACGGCTGCATAAAACGGACCGCGGACCACGCTGGGTTTGTTCAGAAGAAGCTCGAGAAGGCAACCTTCGCGGTCCACACAAAACAGACCGCGGCCGCAGAGGTCCACCAcggtccgcactaaatggaatgcggtcGCTGTGGCAATCTTCAGAGAGTACCTCAATTAGCCTTCAccagtacggaccgcacaaagtgcaatgcggccgcactggaaacttcagagactgttcaaattttccaaaatgttttgcactgtatcaacacaatccctgcaatatttcacaaccaattagctcaaaaatcaatcctacactacaaagaaaatcaaagaaaacaagaagaaaaagacatgggttgcctctcaagaagcgcctgatttaacgtcgcggcacgacgcatgttaccatcacatcactttagatgaagaagttccaccacgtggctgtcgtcaaattttccaagataatgcttgacccggtgcccattaactctgaaaacttcaccgtttttgttccttagatcaagagcaccaaatggggtcataaacacaacttcaaatggcccactccactttgatttgagcttacccggaaacagacgtaaccgggaattgaacaagagaaccatatctccaaccttgaactccttaccccgagcatacttgtcgtgaaggtacttcattttgtccttatacaaggatgaacttgagtaggcatggaatctaaactcatcgagctcattgagttgttcaacacgaagatttgccacaacatcccattccaaattcaacttcctcaaagcccgcatggccttatgctctaactcgaccggaagatgacaagcctttccaaacaccaactgatacggagacataccaatcggagttttgtaagccgtccgataagcccatatagtgtcatccaactttttcgaccaatcggtcctattagcattgatagtttttgacaagatgctcttaatttctctgttggagacttccacttgaccactagcttgaggatgatagggggtagaaaccttatgattgacaccgtacttggaaagcaacgtgtcgaaagccttgttgcaaaagtgagacccccatcactaataattgcacgaggagtgccaaaccttgtgaagatgctctttttaagaaacgCAACAACGCTCCGGGCTTCATTACTAggcaaagccatggcttcaacccattttgagacatagtcaaccgccacgagaatgtaagtattcccacaagagataacaaatggacccatgaaattgatgccccaaacatcaaagatatccacttcaagaatcgtattgagaggcatctcatccctttttgaaattctgcccgctctttggcactcatcacacctcttcaccaaatcgcctgcatctttgaacaaggtggtccaatagaatccacaactaaaaACTTTTGAGGCGATCCTCACCCCACCATAATGGCCActatagggtgaagaatggcaagcctctaagatactcaattgttcttcctccgggacacatctacgaatcacaccatccgtgcaaatcttgaacaagtatggctcatcccaatagaaatccaaactatccctcttgagcttcttcctttggttagaagagagctcacacgagatTATTCCAGTAACGAGataattagcaacatcggcaaaccatggcattccattcattgacaccgcaaggagttgctcatcgggaaatgaatcatttatctcaaggccatcacaaggcctcccctcctcctcaaacgggacaagtggtccgccacttgattctcactacctttccggtcaacaatttctagatcaaactcttgaagaagtaacacccatctcatcaatctcgacttggagtctttcttggtcatcaaatacctaagggcatCATGATCGGTGTGCATTATAACTTTGGCCCTCATAAGGTAAGGTCAGAATTTTTCCATAGGAAATACAATAGCCAAATTCTTTCTCGGTaactgtgtagttcctttgagtctcattcatggtcttgcttgcgtagtacaccagatgaaacatcttgttgatcctttggcccaaaatagccccaaccgcaacgtcactagcatcgcacatgagctcgaaaggcaagctccaattaggtgcggtaatgatgggggtagaagtcaacttgatcttgagaagctcgaatgcttgcatacaactctcatcgaacaagaactttgcatctttctctagcaacttgcacaaagggtgtacccatttggaaaaatcttttatgaaccgCCGGTAAaaccccgcgtgcccaagaaaactcctcacccctttgacagaaatagggagaggaagccttgaaatcacgtCTATCTTGTCTTTGTCAAcctcaattcctcgcttcgagattttGTGACCTAACACTATACCCTATTCTACCATGAAATGActcttttcccaattgagaaagGTTGGTGTCTTTACAccgggccaatactctatccaaatttttcagacactcatcaaaagaatcccctaccacgctgaaatcatccatgaaaacctccaagatatcttccaccatgtcggtgaaaatagccatcatgcaacgttggaaggtcgccggagcattacacaatccgaacggcattcgagagaaagcgaatgtgccgtaaggacatgtaaaagttgtcttctcttggtcctccggggcaactaaaatttgattgtaccctgagtaaccatccaaaaagcaatagaaAGAATGCCCCGCAAgacgatctagcatttggtcaaggaatggcaatgggaaatgatcttttcgggtcaccttgtttagcttccagTAATCCATACAGACTCTCCACTCGGTGACTGTGCGAGTAGGatgagttcattgttgtcattggccaccacagtcataccacccttattcggcacacattgcaccggagaagttcaagaactgtcagaaataggataaaccacaccggcgtctaaccacttgataacctctttcttcaccacttcttgcatcacctcatttaatcttctttgatgctccaagaaaggttttgcatcctcctccaagatgattttgtgcatacaaaatgcagggcttattccccgaatgtcatctAGAGTctatccaattgccctttttcacttttgaagcaccgccaaagtggcctcaacctgcatgttagtaaggcaagaagaaagaataactggtaaagtagaatttgaacccaagaattcatatctgaggtgtggaggaagtggcttcaactccaacactggtggttcctcaattgatggctttgttggtggagttttctggttttcaagatccaaagatagtttCCTCGGCTCGTAAGAATAAGAACTCATCCCATGTAGGgaattcacacactccactctactagcatcatcattgacatccatgttcaagagcactGCTTCAAGAGGATCTTCCACGTTTATCATAGCAATGGTATTATCCACAATCACAGTTGTAACAAGGACTACAAATGAGCACACATCAGtgctattgggctgcttcatagatttgcaaacgtggaaaacgaccttttcatctccTACTCAGAAAGTGagcccgcttcaacatcaaccaatgccttctccgttgcaaggaaaggtctgcctaagataataggaacctcacagtctacctcacaatccaaaatcacaaagtcggccggcaatatgaatttgtccacccgaacaAGCACATcgtcaataatgcccaaaggtcgctttatcgatcgatccgccatttgaagtctcattgaagttggcctaggttgcccaatacccaaagttttgaagaccgaatagggcatcaacttgatactagctcccaattCACAAAGAGCTTTGGAAAAATctgcacttccaatggtacaaggaatggtgaaggcatcgggatcttcaagcttcggggccattgaatgcactatagcactaacttgatgagtcatctttatagtttcacaatccatagaatgcttctttgtgaccaagtctttcatgaattttgcatagcctgACATTttttcaagtgcctccaccaatggcacattaatagataagcgcttcatcatatcaatgaactttttaaactaattatcatttttctgcttcgcgagcctctaaggataaggtggaggtggccttggtaaagagccttggcttttggaacaactggctcgggcatgtcaatcacatgttccctagacgggttcacgacatcttgggtttctacctcggcctcaccaatatcaatcctcacatcattgttcacattctcttcaaccacatcttcaacaatcaaaggtacatcatcatcccacAACTCAACATCTTTATCCACACTTTGCTTTTGATTTGAggtattcacatcaccgcctctcccacttcttgttgtaaccgccatcacctgattgttatttccaccattcgggttcactaccgtatcacttggtagagcacccttcgggcgagtattcaatgactgagagatttggcttaattgcacctccaagttttggATAGAGGTGGTGTGAGAAGATAACTGTGCATCCGAATCCACactcctcttcatcatctgctcgaacatcatttcaattctatcCATATCATTACTAAaggaactaggaccttgagaagggaaaggggtggattgttcggttgttggtacattgggggcctttgaaagccttgcccccggttgccttggtttctattgttgttccacccaccttgattgttgttgtttccacagttgttgttatttccattccagttgccttggttgttgttctgattaccccaattgttgttttggttgttgttccaattgccaccactttgttgttgattgccccaatttccttgggtaagccattgttggtttgaagagttgcctctattgccttgatagttgttgacatattgtacctcttgcactttggtcatcataaccatcattttgacacccatcatattcatcaacaaattccttagaatttccttgattttgttgcctcatttgccttctcttgttgacaagcatactaacaccctccatgacattcacttggcgaggattctaaacttgttgcaactgtgccttagccaattgattcatcaTAGTGGTAAGTtcagctatcgcttgcccgtgatcatgtaattccttgtgcaaatggataaccatagggtcaccttgaggaatAATTGCTCTACTCTGCCATACTGAAGAAGTGTCtaccatttcatcaagtacatcacatgcctcctcataagaaagtttcataaaattgcccccggccaattggttaacaatgcattgatttgtagtatttatgccccggtagaatgtttgttggatcatggcctcggtcatatcattatttgggcactccttcaccatcgttctataccgctcccaaatctcatacaaatgttctgttggctcttgcttgaaggctaatatttcatctctaagtgccgccatatgactaggagagaagaatttggcaataaacctatccgccaactcatcctaagttgtgatggaatggttggggagtctctcgagccaatctaatgcctttccccgaagtgagaacgggaaaagtctcaatctcaacgcatcctcggacacattcgtctgtttACTCCCCCTGCATGTATCTATAaaccccttgagatatttgtaggcattttgatttgcagcgcccgtggagtacccacgctgctcaagtaaggtcaacatcacattggttatttgaaagttGCCCGCCTGGATTCGAGGTGGGACAATATCACTTGTGTAACCCTGGTTtggtaatactctgggagccactcttggaggaaccggggagggtctggaatattgtcatttggaatAGCATTTGCATTCTGGCTTCTCCGTTGACCTTGAGtcgcaagaggcacctcatcttgctcaagatcatctacctcctcccccactatcacgtttccaagaggatcattagcgttgtttaaagccatgttggtacctgagtaatgacacaaacaagtaagtaacaaagaaggaaagaagaataatacacaaaattaactaaatagatagccaaaaccgttatctccccgacaacggcgccaaaaagtgatcgcttccaactccacactactaaaaagtaggaagagagggttgcaatagcttttacccgatatgagggttgggatcgatttccacagggagctaggaatggagtcgggtatctatctagactagaagtgtgtatttgttccaaatgtcacttccatacatttttgggttttagattacaaactactattatcaaactattaattgaaactagattatgctacgagataattgctaagttgtatctaatgggaagaaaggcactagggtcgtgacattacctaggtggctaattgacgggtagatgttattaaggttcgattgacataattggggcttatgctataaccgttgcacaattttacccactctcatacCTCTCGGtggagagagtgattttgcccaattgactctctcgagaccaaatgggtaggcaaagtagctcaagcaactggggttcaagttgggtaattactctctcgaggtttaaccctttaattgggactatcaattctcttgagtccatcccaattccttgttggatcaactttggagacttaggctctctttctcaagaagagccaagtcaacttagcacaaactagtgtttgcaaccaccaattcatagattaaaccataaaattgacccaaataagaaacacccatagtcaatctaacaatagatggaaacacccatcgattacccacactagggttgagccacaaccctagttaatgggtttagctactcatgtttGAAGGAAagaatagagaaatagatgaagaacaagacatattaattaaatgctaaattaaaatacaagaatctatcgttaatttggAGCTAAGATGCCAAGAAATGGCTACAGATAAAGTTCCCACGAGCGCATCTAAGTTCTGaatatatctgatgacctaaaaatggtaaaatgttctatttatactaggctggaaaaactggacaaaaatacttcTGCGGGGTCAGCGCGGGCCGCGTAAAATGGACCGCAGTCGctctaggctcttggacttcaattctgggttctctgacttaggctccgcggaccgcgtagaatggaccgcggccacaGAGGCAGTTGTCACGGTCCGTACaaccatgaccgcggaccgcgttGGCATTTTCCGTCTCTCTGAATATCTCTttcgcgaaccgcacaaaaaggCAGTGCGGCCACGGAACCTTTACTGCGGACCACGCAATGTGGACTACTGCCGCGTTGCTTGAAGCCTGGTTTTTGTCATCTCTATGAATctctcttccgcggaccgcacaaaaaggcaatgcggccgcggaACCTTCACTGCGGGCCGCGCAGTGTGGACTGTGGTCGCGTTGCTTGAAGCCTGATCTTGCCATCTCTttgaatcacctagtgcggctgcattccattttgtgcggtctgcactaggcttgtttgccctcagtttactttgtctttgatacttgagcaggtttcactccttttgagctgatctttgatatTTCGTCACTTGGTCGATCAaacttgcaatcaagcacaacttatgagccttttgggactattttgtaaaaatttataatcaaagcataggcaagaaggagcatgaaactcgttaaaataCCTACTTATCACGGTACCGCAAAAGCGGATTTTGGACTGCAGATGCGGGtatgcctgggcagaacatataagttatttcattttcaCGAGTTTGAGTTATCCCACCATTTTTTACTTCGGCTTGAGAGCgtttggacgatttggaagagggatttcaagggaacttcgttaaggtaaggattttggacctaaaacacatttctatggtagtatttcatggattaaggttgtaattaaaggaattaaagggctaaaaatggaggattaggtcTTGAGTTTAAGTGGCCTTTaaaggaggatttgaggggtcatttggactccgattttagtgttcttgatatgcatagactcatGGGGAGATgtggaatctattgatgtaaaaatttctaagttttgagaagtggacccggggctcgggtttggtcaatttcgggattttttgtatttttcgattgttttcgcttgggctttgttcccttagcatattgtgacgtattcattctgattttggatagattcgacacgcgtggaggaCGATTAGAGGGgaaaaggtgtcgcgagctagagatttagtcggttcgaggtgagtaatgattgtaaatgattctctgagggtttgaaaccacggattgcacatcgtagtgctatattgaggtgagacacacacttgatgacgagtgtggggtcgttcactattggggattgtgacttggttcatctcgattgatgattttatcgcgtatttggctgaaattatttgttatcatcataatttgggttgattgccatatttgggtttcgtgccaactatttgaacctttcggggatttttattaccatttcctcactgttttgacttattacttgaactcagtcccgttattttccaccattttactactcagccatttttacttagttttgatacttaaatgatattttaaatgatgttttgggctgagagaTACTGTTTTACTcgtgcccgaggggcttatgatgatttttcgactgagtaaggccgagggcctagttgtaaGGATACACtggtactgatatgaggccgggggcctgagatacatatatacgccacgaggtggcttgattgatatgaggccgaaggcctagaCTTGAtaccatgagatggcttgatattgcgcttgggccataaggggcccctcccggagtctgtacacccctagtgagtgcgggtacccattgtgatgtgagattgagcctgagggactggcattgttctgagattgagcccgaagggctggtactatatctgagatgttgcccgaggggcgaacttctatttgtttacttacctgtcaactacttgttttacttgttgaaaagggaTTTTTACTTGACACTTCACTGTTTTACCTTTTTAAGTGattcttttactgcttcattatagaatgccttgtgccttacgtgttttgttaccttcagtcattatttatgtttattactcactgggtcggagtattCACAGTACTCCATACACCATGTGTGCATATTCAAGCGTCGCTggttccgctcctgagtgctaattcctccagttccaggaggtattcagagactacgaggtaattgttggcgtccgcagccccgtgtctctactatCTTATCATTTCTATTTCCTTCAAACATTTGTACTAGATATTggatttagcagacttgtatCATGGTcgatagatgctcgtgacttgtgacaccccgggtagggctgtgtcgggttggacttttccgcattgttatcgttatttccgcTATTCAGGGTTATTAATCATCTTTAGACTATTTTTGTGTTGCTTAACTGTTTTAAAAGGCAAATAGGGTtaaactggctggccttgtcttcacgagagatgccatcacgatcgggtttggggttgtggtcgtgacaagttggtatcagagcctaagttacattggtcttacgagtcatgagcatgtttagtagagtctcacagatcgatacagagacatctgtatttatcctcgagaggctgcagaacctttaggaaaaacttcatattctcgaaattcttgtcatgcaaacttgttggtccgagtactaaacttctgttattctattctctcacagatggtgaggatacgaGCTACCAGACtgggtggacgaccaccaatgccaccagttggggccaccagaggtcgtggacgcggtcgtggcagatacagagcagcgagggcagcacctgtagatccactagTTGCCCtagctcaggatcaggctccagctatggatgctccaacagCACTAGTTGAGGCACCAGTTGTACCCATCGTGATCCCGGGTCTTTAGGAgtccttggcacagatcttattagtttgcactggcttggctcaggtggtttcagccactacaaccgcagctacttcacaggtcgGGGAAGGCAATTAGACTCTcgtcgctcgcacacctgagcaggtagtgcagggacttcagatgtcgggggcacctccagcccagccggttgcaccagctcaagaATTTGTAGTGCCGGTTATGCCGGATGATAAGTAgcgtcgacttgagaggtttggtagactccagcctccaacATTCAGTGGAGAAGAGGTaaaggatgcctagggtttcttggataagtgccagcgaATGCTTCAtatagcagggattcttgagactagtggtgtggcatttactacctttcagttttctgggtctgccttcacttggtgggaggtgtgtgagaggcgtaggcctgttgttacagcgccccttacttggcagcagttctccattctcttcctggaaaagtatgtgccacagtcccacagagaggagctgcatagacaGTTTGAGAGGTTGCGATAAGGGGATATGActatgtcacagtatgagtcgaggttttttgagttggctcgtcaggccatctggttggttctgacagatcgagagaggatcagaagATTTGTTGATAGCCTTACttatcatctccgtattcttatgactagagagagagtgaTGGGtactacgttcgaggaggtggttgatatcgctcgtgagatgAGTCGGTTTGCAgttaggagcgagaggagagggaggccaagaggcctcgaggatcgggcagttatagtggtgctccttcgaggggccagtttcagcatggtagaggtcgttcattcaagcctgctcagtcagcctgcctaggttatcgtgggcatcttcaggtcatggttatcatggatctcagcagggccaatcatcactcagtgcccttccagctcagagttcatctcgtgccccatcagctcagggctcttctatgccgagtgaatctgctagtcactccagtgcgaggggttccctttagtccccttctctagcacctgggagttgttatgagtgtggtgagatgggccacatgtggaagcagtgtcctcgtcatattgctagttcgtcccaatagaggggtcagtcatcggcttcaacgCCAATtccttcaccaccacccgctcagccagctaagGGTGGAGGTGAGTCAGCCAGGGTTCGCCCCAGAGGAGGAGGTcaatcagggggcggtcaggctcgtttctatgccatcccaggcagacccgatgttgttgcttcagatgctatcattataggtattgtttcaatctgccatatagatgcctctgtattatttgatctcggttctaccttttcttatgtgtcctcgtattttgttcattatttgggtacgccccattagtttcttgctttacctgttcatgtatctacccaggtgggcgatactgttgttgtagaccgtgtgtggtaactattgggggtctagagacctgAATGGATCTATTACTACTgaacatggtggattttgatgtcattttgggcatggattggctatctccgtgtcgtgctattctagactgtcatgctaagacagtcacattggctatgccgggtgtgccacggatcgagtggcgaggtatgactgattacgttcctagtagagtgatcactttcttgaaggcccagcatatggttaggaagggttgtcttttatatctagcgtttgtgagggatgtcagagctgagactcccagtattgattatgttctagttgtgagggattttcccgatgtgtttcctgcagacctgccgggcatgccaccggatagggatattaattttggtattgacctggtgccaggcactcagcccatttctatttcgctgtatcgtatggcaccaacggagttgaaggagttaaagaagcagcttcaggagctcctagataaggggttcattcggcctagtgtgtcaccttggggtgcgccggttctatttgtgaagaataaggatggcacaatgagaatgtgcattgattataggcaattgaacaaggtaacaattaagaacaagtatcatttgcctcgcatcgatgatttattttatcagcttcagggagcgagggtgttctccaagattgatctccgtt
The Nicotiana sylvestris chromosome 11, ASM39365v2, whole genome shotgun sequence DNA segment above includes these coding regions:
- the LOC138881797 gene encoding uncharacterized protein, producing the protein MAPKLEDPDAFTIPCTIGSADFSKALCELGASIKLMPYSVFKTLGIGQPRPTSMRLQMADRSIKRPLGIIDDVLVRVDKFILPADFVILDCEVDCEVPIILGRPFLATEKALVDVEAGSLSE